A part of Streptomyces sp. DSM 40750 genomic DNA contains:
- a CDS encoding NADP-dependent oxidoreductase: MRAVVARRYGGPEALELMEIDKPESGAGSVLIRVKAAGVNPVDWHVVAGHLNSILEVSLPLVPGFDVAGVIEAVGPGVTEFSVGDEVFGYVRTEQVRHGTYAELVAAPVHTLARKPASLTWHQAAGLPLVGLTALQSLSRVGARSEETVLVHAAAGGVGSVAVQIAVARGARVIGTAGERNHEFLRSLGAEPVVYGDGLAERVRELAPEGVDAAVDCVGGDAVAVSQELLKDPSRVASIVDPDVARRGGHQVWTQPDPSELAALASLADAGGLTVHIDRVLPLSEAAEAFRLSQTGRVRGKIVLEIG; encoded by the coding sequence ATGCGAGCGGTTGTCGCCCGTCGTTACGGCGGCCCCGAGGCCCTGGAACTCATGGAGATCGACAAGCCCGAGTCCGGTGCCGGATCGGTGCTGATACGGGTGAAGGCCGCAGGGGTCAATCCGGTCGACTGGCACGTCGTCGCCGGCCACCTCAACTCGATCCTGGAGGTCAGCCTTCCGCTGGTGCCGGGCTTCGACGTCGCGGGCGTGATCGAGGCGGTCGGCCCGGGCGTCACGGAGTTCTCCGTCGGCGACGAGGTCTTCGGCTACGTCCGGACGGAGCAGGTGCGGCACGGCACCTACGCGGAGCTCGTCGCCGCGCCCGTGCACACCCTCGCGCGCAAGCCCGCGTCGCTGACCTGGCACCAGGCGGCCGGCCTCCCGCTCGTAGGGCTCACCGCGCTGCAGTCGCTGTCCCGGGTGGGTGCCCGGTCGGAGGAGACGGTCCTGGTGCACGCCGCGGCCGGCGGTGTCGGTTCCGTGGCGGTGCAGATCGCTGTGGCCAGGGGCGCCCGGGTCATCGGTACGGCCGGTGAACGCAACCACGAGTTCCTGCGCTCCCTGGGCGCCGAACCCGTCGTCTACGGCGATGGCCTGGCCGAGCGCGTGCGGGAGCTGGCTCCCGAAGGTGTGGACGCGGCCGTGGACTGCGTGGGTGGTGACGCCGTGGCTGTCTCACAGGAACTGCTGAAGGACCCCTCCCGGGTCGCCTCGATCGTCGACCCCGACGTGGCTCGGCGCGGCGGACACCAGGTATGGACCCAGCCCGATCCCTCGGAGCTCGCCGCACTGGCGAGCCTCGCGGACGCCGGCGGCCTCACCGTCCACATCGACCGCGTGCTGCCCTTGTCAGAGGCCGCCGAAGCCTTCCGCCTCAGCCAGACCGGACGGGTCCGCGGCAAGATCGTGCTTGAGATCGGCTGA
- a CDS encoding IclR family transcriptional regulator domain-containing protein, which translates to MRNYQVKTISSLERGLQVLRVLQEMRAASLHDLHQVTGIPKATLLRILHTCNQQDLVWQRLADGAFIASLRPQRAPHDDAEWLGELASQVLEELCERVMWPSVLTVPRLDYMETIDTNSPKAYFDEVVPVAPIGFRSHMLLGASGRAYIAFCPEREREAVLRRIREHDAPGNAYAHDPGWLRRLLATTRSRGYSVRAPEYDFDGRNSIAVPIRVEGEVLGCVNVTWRRTVMSAQEVARRHLNDLQDAVHRIEARVAAAAPQRLGGPGAGL; encoded by the coding sequence ATGCGGAACTACCAGGTGAAAACGATCAGCTCCTTGGAGCGCGGGCTGCAGGTGCTGCGGGTCCTTCAGGAGATGCGTGCCGCAAGCCTCCACGATCTGCACCAGGTAACCGGCATCCCCAAGGCCACGCTGCTCCGGATCCTTCACACCTGCAACCAGCAGGATCTGGTGTGGCAGAGGCTCGCCGACGGGGCGTTCATCGCGAGCCTCAGACCACAGCGCGCCCCGCACGACGACGCCGAGTGGCTCGGCGAGCTGGCGTCGCAGGTCCTGGAAGAGCTGTGCGAACGCGTGATGTGGCCCTCCGTGCTGACCGTGCCGCGCCTGGACTACATGGAGACGATCGACACGAACAGTCCGAAGGCCTACTTCGACGAGGTCGTCCCCGTCGCTCCCATCGGCTTCCGCTCGCACATGCTGCTCGGGGCCTCGGGCCGGGCCTACATCGCCTTCTGCCCCGAGCGGGAGCGGGAAGCGGTCCTGCGCCGCATTCGCGAACACGATGCCCCCGGCAACGCGTATGCCCACGACCCCGGGTGGCTGCGTCGTCTGCTGGCGACCACTCGGTCACGCGGGTACAGCGTGCGCGCGCCGGAGTACGACTTCGACGGCCGCAATTCGATCGCCGTTCCGATCCGTGTGGAAGGGGAGGTGCTGGGGTGCGTCAACGTGACCTGGCGCAGGACGGTCATGTCCGCGCAGGAAGTGGCACGTCGTCACCTGAATGACCTGCAGGACGCGGTGCACAGGATCGAAGCGCGGGTGGCGGCAGCTGCCCCGCAACGACTGGGCGGTCCCGGCGCGGGCCTCTGA
- a CDS encoding MerR family transcriptional regulator has product MRIGELASRSGVSVRSLRYYEEQGLLTSTRSASGQRHYTDTDVERVEFVQRLFAAGLSSRTIAELLPCVDAPSESNSDAALERMAQEHDRLTQHVADLVRTRDALDALMTSARAHREALRATAAG; this is encoded by the coding sequence ATGCGGATCGGGGAGCTGGCGTCACGTTCCGGGGTCAGCGTCCGCTCCTTGCGTTACTACGAGGAGCAGGGTTTGCTCACCAGCACCCGCAGTGCCAGCGGGCAGCGGCACTACACGGACACCGACGTGGAGCGGGTCGAATTCGTCCAGCGGTTGTTCGCCGCCGGGCTGTCCAGCCGTACGATCGCGGAACTGCTGCCGTGCGTCGATGCCCCCAGTGAGAGCAACTCCGACGCCGCGCTGGAGCGAATGGCGCAGGAGCACGACCGGTTGACCCAGCACGTCGCTGACCTCGTACGCACCCGGGACGCGCTCGACGCGCTGATGACCAGTGCCCGAGCCCACCGCGAGGCGCTGCGGGCGACAGCGGCCGGCTGA